Proteins from a genomic interval of Betta splendens chromosome 10, fBetSpl5.4, whole genome shotgun sequence:
- the mtnr1al gene encoding melatonin receptor type 1A-like has protein sequence MDRPSDPMRLVDPRHLPQLMSLEDDERVLLGGTLGPRNSTPAGEEGSPGQRYPSFPWVATVLAGVLITTIVVDVIGNLLVIVSVFRNRKLRKAGNAFVVSLALADLVVAIYPYPLVLSAIFHDGWIAGYIHCQISGFLMGLSVIGSIFNITGIAINRYCYICHSLKYDKLFSSSHTLCYVVLVWALTILAIVPNWFVESLQYDPRVYSCTFAQSVSSLYTIAVVVVHFILPIGIVTYCYLRIWILVIRVRRRVKPDSRPKIKPHDLRNFLTMFVVFVLFAVCWAPLNLIGLAVALDPRLSRAIPEWLFTASYFMAYFNSCLNAVVYGVLNHNFRKEYKRILLIIFKFHC, from the exons ATGGACCGACCTTCCGACCCGATGCGACTCGTCGACCCGAGGCACCTTCCGCAACTGATGTCCCTGGAGGACGATGAGCGCGTGCTGCTGGGAGGGACCCTGGGGCCCCGCAACTCCACgccggcgggggaggagggcagCCCGGGGCAGCGCTACCCGTCCTTCCCCTGGGTGGCGACGGTGCTGGCCGGGGTTCTGATCACGACCATCGTGGTGGATGTTATCGggaacctgctggtcatcgtgTCCGTGTTCAGGAACAGGAAACTCAGGAAAGCAG GAAACGCCTTCGTGGTGAGCCTGGCTCTGGCCGACCTGGTCGTGGCCATCTACCCGTACCCGCTGGTTCTGAGCGCCATCTTCCACGACGGCTGGATCGCCGGCTACATCCACTGTCAGATCAGCGGCTTCCTCATGGGCCTCAGCGTCATCGGCTCCATTTTCAACATCACCGGCATCGCCATCAACCGCTACTGCTACATCTGCCACAGCCTCAAGTACGACAAGCTgttctccagcagccacaccctGTGCTACGTGGTTCTGGTGTGGGCGCTCACCATCCTGGCCATCGTTCCCAACTGGTTTGTGGAGTCGCTGCAGTACGACCCGCGGGTCTACTCCTGCACCTTCGCCCAGTCGGTCAGCTCGCTCTACACCATCGCCGTGGTGGTGGTGCACTTCATCCTGCCCATCGGCATCGTCACCTACTGCTACCTGCGCATCTGGATCCTGGTGATCCGGGTGCGGCGCCGGGTCAAGCCGGACTCGCGGCCCAAGATCAAGCCGCACGACCTGCGCAACTTCCTCACCATGTTCGTGGTGTTCGTGCTGTTCGCCGTGTGCTGGGCGCCGCTCAACCTGATCGGGCTGGCGGTGGCGCTGGACCCGCGGCTGAGCCGGGCCATCCCCGAGTGGCTGTTCACCGCCAGCTACTTCATGGCCTACTTCAACAGCTGCCTCAACGCCGTGGTCTACGGCGTCCTGAACCACAACTTCAGGAAGGAGTACAAGAGGATCCTGCTGATCATCTTCAAGTTCCACTGCTGA